A window of Tripterygium wilfordii isolate XIE 37 chromosome 7, ASM1340144v1, whole genome shotgun sequence contains these coding sequences:
- the LOC120002020 gene encoding uncharacterized protein LOC120002020 isoform X2 — MDVAKTAKPVPDALSRTVRSNLEKNQIPRPAINVQKNIGTKVSTANARSARNETKSGKSSAANSFIQQSRKNVVNSTSTNSQPRRAAKENISSQGVPSAMRQACGQASNGCLDGAIRVGVSLPQISSSICGKMPCVQAQTMKPSGLRMPSPSLGFFGQSKAPASHNLLPSTLRSLPKSNIPNVAKGGPLKPTCERSPSRPAILREVAHDVTTGITAAKCSSAGQFASSSVNHTSHEKTESNLPTSNNRNVEDRKSPLHQGPHKHLKEEDGDKRVPEVCDDFSGVHNANEQHGELTELLKPDVFEAQLISHEKHQINTEIGSSTEFKKIDCENRADACLKAQVSTESELEMCHGLSRKEGAARVDSRKLDAEDAHLHSLRGSLLVESGKDILRSLNGDNEKFMVVDDLNRQCEQSKLPSFSHQESILENILRPEKSDACGSELKSSPLCLIPSAVTDYGSNTEDIAQCLHMEDKLSSPLINESAIENCNSTGPQSLDIELQGTEDLERIENVKREDARSACKDEVTIVSPTNRDVAGSDLDKQHWSPNFGPAVVQAEVGALEISDIIAHERLEGKNHRISLRNHNDIYDLQSRDDVNHNQQSTLMGHYDWSSTTRDRIVLPFEQAMSIKPWSHEDDKVSNNENHWRGSYEGLMFDKSRLSEESPKFNRGNSADVIPETKCSNGNGFEGADHLSHYIHAEKETTEVESFINVIEKSPMEPAKSLAFEGCTSSVGCRDNPNTSKCFVIINDVSEQREDPRLPDPSPDAAQVSLSLSRLHSDDKFFFAGKSSSQESPERNELGVASHAASELWDACAKLKFPDVCARVVPTILDGAVDDKADRPQPENDARLVSTETNLNGGFDLFLNISEDQTSEAVGTCPKPIRCSSEDLVLSRKINQRQSSGSIPQDIEVTLVESRIFPQVGTNVVEKRSYDGCQPQHELEDAPCSVEDDGAPVLLKESDNEKKTDVLLMKPPPDAVPFSDEWLAAFEAAGEEIFTMKSGAVQNSPPDKPLPEPGPWSPVRRKNQEVGPFDCTKYTNTNVSP, encoded by the exons ATGGACGTGGCAAAAACTGCAAAGCCAGTTCCTGATGCACTTTCTAGAACTGTCAGGAGTAACTTAGAGAAAAATCAGATTCCTCGCCCAG CAATCAATGTTCAGAAGAACATCGGAACAAAGGTTTCCACAGCCAATGCTAGGAGTGCTCGTAATGAAACAAAATCTGGCAAATCTTCAGCAGCAAATTCTTTTATTCAACAGTCTAGAAAAAATGTG GTGAATTCCACATCAACAAATTCACAGCCTCGAAGAGCCGCCAAAGAAAACATTTCCTCACAGGGAGTCCCCAGTGCAATGCGCCAAGCTTGTGGCCAAGCTTCAAATGGCTGTCTGGACGGTGCCATCAGAGTGGGCGTTTCTCTACCTCAAATTTCTTCCAGTATCTGTGGGAAAATGCCATGTGTACAAGCCCAAACAATGAAACCATCTGGTTTGCGGATGCCATCACCATCACTGGGATTCTTTGGTCAG TCAAAAGCTCCTGCTTCGCATAATTTGTTACCAAGTACTCTCCGCAGTCTTCCGAAGTCTAATATTCCCAATGTGGCAAAAGGTGGCCCTCTGAAGCCTACTTGTGAGAGGTCCCCAAGCAGACCTGCGATACTGAGAGAAGTGGCACATGACGTGACCACTGGAATTACAGCTGCCAAATGCTCAAGTGCAGGACAGTTTGCTTCTTCTAGTGTAAACCATACTTCACATGAAAAGACGGAATCCAACTTGCCAACCAGTAATAATCGAAATGTGGAAGATAGGAAATCTCCACTACATCAGGGACCTCATAAACACTTAAAAGAAGAGGATGGGGACAAGAGGGTCCCTGAGGTTTGTGATGATTTTTCTGGAGTGCATAATGCCAACGAACAACATGGGGAACTTACTGAGTTGTTGAAGCCTGACGTCTTTGAAGCTCAGCTGATTTCACATGAGAAGCATCAGATAAACACTGAGATTGGATCATCCACAGAATTCAAGAAAATAGATTGTGAAAATAGGGCAGATGCATGTTTAAAAGCCCAAGTCAGCACTGAAAGTGAATTGGAAATGTGTCATGGATTGTCTAGGAAAGAAGGTGCCGCTAGAGTAGATAGCAGAAAGTTGGATGCAGAAGATGCTCATTTGCACTCCCTCAGGGGTAGTCTATTGGTTGAAAGTGGCAAAGATATCCTAAGAAGTTTAAATGGGGATAACGAAAAGTTTATGGTTGTTGATGATCTAAACAGACAATGTGAACAATCAAAGCTTCCCAGCTTTTCCCATCAAGAATCTATTTTGGAAAACATTCTGAGACCAGAAAAAAGTGATGCTTGTGGAAGTGAATTGAAATCTTCTCCTCTTTGTTTGATACCATCAGCCGTGACAGATTATGGTTCTAACACAGAGGACATCGCACAATGCCTTCACATGGAGGATAAACTGTCAAGTCCTTTAATAAATGAGTCAGCAATTGAAAATTGTAACTCCACCGGTCCACAGTCACTTGACATAGAGCTTCAAGGGACTGAAGATTTGGAAAGGATTGAGAATGTCAAAAGAGAAGATGCAAGAAGTGCTTGTAAAGATGAGGTCACCATTGTTTCCCCAACCAATAGAGATGTAGCTGGAAGTGATTTGGATAAACAACATTGGTCACCCAACTTTGGCCCTGCTGTGGTGCAAGCTGAAGTTGGTGCACTTGAGATAAGTGATATTATTGCACATGAACGCTTAGAAGGAAAAAATCACCGTATTTCATTAAGAAATCACAATGACATTTATGATTTACAATCCAGAGATGATGTTAACCACAATCAGCAGTCTACTTTAATGGGGCATTATGATTGGTCCAGCACTACAAGAGATCGCATTGTTCTGCCTTTTGAGCAAGCTATGTCGATAAAGCCTTGGTCTCATGAAGATGATAAAGTATCTAACAATGAGAATCACTGGCGAGGTTCTTATGAAGGATTGATGTTTGATAAGAGCAGATTATCCGAAGAGTCTCCAAAATTTAATAGAGGGAATAGTGCTGATGTCATTCCTGAAACTAAATGTTCCAATGGAAATGGGTTTGAAGGTGCCGATCATCTTTCGCACTACATACATGCAGAGAAAGAGACTACAGAAGTTGAAAGTTTTATAAATGTAATTGAGAAATCACCAATGGAACCAGCTAAATCGCTAGCCTTTGAAGGCTGTACATCATCTGTCGGTTGCAGAGATAACCCCAATACTTCTAAGTGCTTTGTGATTATTAACGATGTTAGTGAACAAAGAGAAGATCCCAGGCTTCCAGATCCCAGCCCTGATGCTGCACAAGTTTCCCTGAGTCTCAGCAGGTTACATTCAGATGATAAGTTCTTTTTTGCGGGCAAAAGTTCTTCTCAAGAATCACCTGAGAGGAATGAACTAGGAGTTGCTTCTCATGCTGCTTCTGAACTATGGGATGCTTGCGCTAAATTAAAATTTCCAGATGTTTGTGCCAGAGTAGTACCAACAATTCTTGATGGTGCTGTTGATGATAAGGCTGACCGCCCACAACCTGAGAATGATGCAAGGCTGGTTTCTACAGAAACTAACCTAAACGGTGGTTTTGATCTGTTTTTGAATATAAGTGAAGACCAAACTTCAGAGGCTGTAGGCACTTGTCCTAAGCCAATTCGTTGTTCAAGTGAGGATTTAGTGTTATCGAGGAAAATTAACCAGAGACAATCAAGTGGAAGTATCCCTCAGGATATTGAAGTCACATTAGTGGAGAGTAGAATTTTCCCACAAGTCGGAACTAATGTTGTTGAAAAGAGGAGTTATGATGGATGTCAACCACAGCATGAGTTGGAAGATGCCCCATGCTCAGTTGAAGATGATGGCGCACCAGTGTTGCT GAAAGAGTCTGATAATGAAAAGAAGACTGATGTTCTTCTAATGAAGCCTCCACCCGATGCTGTTCCTTTTTCAGATGAATGGTTAGCTGCATTTGAAGCAGCTGGAGAG GAAATTTTTACTATGAAAAGTGGAGCTGTACAGAATTCTCCCCCGGACAAGCCTTTACCCGAGCCTGGTCCATGGTCCCCG GTGAGGCGGAAAAATCAAGAGGTCGGACCATTTGACTGTACAAAATACACCAACACGAATGTTTCGCCTTAA
- the LOC120002020 gene encoding uncharacterized protein LOC120002020 isoform X1, with product MDRDLSLMEISVEDDSLLQQIQNEDVSGCSNKSDFSCSPLQLPRSSHFAHRSFASSLGEGGKVNKDMATPCSSVHSNCANKENTNFNKQEVSKLNVDRLQMKRKKKGAGYNLRKSLAWDRAFFTEEGVLDPLELSSISGNYNNTDREKLSVIHEEGRESLSGTREGARNSADLQVLEENLFKALPSSAATEERHAGDTLSQKYYSPSRNHAGSSNAAKQKVLPIHGVNRSGSKRSGCPRPLTSTSLKRPSIMDVAKTAKPVPDALSRTVRSNLEKNQIPRPAINVQKNIGTKVSTANARSARNETKSGKSSAANSFIQQSRKNVVNSTSTNSQPRRAAKENISSQGVPSAMRQACGQASNGCLDGAIRVGVSLPQISSSICGKMPCVQAQTMKPSGLRMPSPSLGFFGQSKAPASHNLLPSTLRSLPKSNIPNVAKGGPLKPTCERSPSRPAILREVAHDVTTGITAAKCSSAGQFASSSVNHTSHEKTESNLPTSNNRNVEDRKSPLHQGPHKHLKEEDGDKRVPEVCDDFSGVHNANEQHGELTELLKPDVFEAQLISHEKHQINTEIGSSTEFKKIDCENRADACLKAQVSTESELEMCHGLSRKEGAARVDSRKLDAEDAHLHSLRGSLLVESGKDILRSLNGDNEKFMVVDDLNRQCEQSKLPSFSHQESILENILRPEKSDACGSELKSSPLCLIPSAVTDYGSNTEDIAQCLHMEDKLSSPLINESAIENCNSTGPQSLDIELQGTEDLERIENVKREDARSACKDEVTIVSPTNRDVAGSDLDKQHWSPNFGPAVVQAEVGALEISDIIAHERLEGKNHRISLRNHNDIYDLQSRDDVNHNQQSTLMGHYDWSSTTRDRIVLPFEQAMSIKPWSHEDDKVSNNENHWRGSYEGLMFDKSRLSEESPKFNRGNSADVIPETKCSNGNGFEGADHLSHYIHAEKETTEVESFINVIEKSPMEPAKSLAFEGCTSSVGCRDNPNTSKCFVIINDVSEQREDPRLPDPSPDAAQVSLSLSRLHSDDKFFFAGKSSSQESPERNELGVASHAASELWDACAKLKFPDVCARVVPTILDGAVDDKADRPQPENDARLVSTETNLNGGFDLFLNISEDQTSEAVGTCPKPIRCSSEDLVLSRKINQRQSSGSIPQDIEVTLVESRIFPQVGTNVVEKRSYDGCQPQHELEDAPCSVEDDGAPVLLKESDNEKKTDVLLMKPPPDAVPFSDEWLAAFEAAGEEIFTMKSGAVQNSPPDKPLPEPGPWSPVRRKNQEVGPFDCTKYTNTNVSP from the exons ATGGACAGAGATTTATCTTTGATGGAGATCTCCGTCGAGGATGACTCATTGCTTCAGCAGATTCAAAACGAAGACGTTTCCGGCTGTTCCAACAAGTCCGATTTCTCTTGCTCGCCTCTCCAACTTCCCCGATCTAGTCACTTCGCACATCGTTCTTTTGCCTCCTCACTAG GAGAGGGTGGGAAAGTCAATAAGGACATGGCGACACCTTGCTCATCAGTGCATAGTAATTGTGCTAACAAAGAGAATACAAATTTTAACAAACAAGAAGTTTCAAAACTCAATGTGGATCGGCtgcaaatgaagagaaagaaaaaaggggcAGGATACAATCTGCGAAAAAGTTTAGCATGGGATAGAGCTTTTTTCACTGAAGAAG GTGTTTTGGATCCACTAGAATTATCAAGCATTAGTGGGAACTATAATAATACTGATCGAGAAAAGTTATCTGTTATCCATGAAGAAGGGAGAGAATCATTGTCTGGCACTAGAGAAGGTGCTAGAAATTCAGCAGATTTGCAGGTTCTTGAAGAAAATTTATTTAAGGCATTACCATCAAGTGCTGCAACAGAGGAGAGGCATGCTGGTGATACCTTATCACAGAAATATTATTCACCATCTAGAAATCATGCTGGCTCATCTAATGCG GCCAAGCAAAAGGTGCTTCCGATCCATGGTGTCAACAGAAGTGGATCTAAGCGGAGCGGTTGCCCAAGACCTTTGACTTCAACTTC TCTGAAAAGGCCTTCAATTATGGACGTGGCAAAAACTGCAAAGCCAGTTCCTGATGCACTTTCTAGAACTGTCAGGAGTAACTTAGAGAAAAATCAGATTCCTCGCCCAG CAATCAATGTTCAGAAGAACATCGGAACAAAGGTTTCCACAGCCAATGCTAGGAGTGCTCGTAATGAAACAAAATCTGGCAAATCTTCAGCAGCAAATTCTTTTATTCAACAGTCTAGAAAAAATGTG GTGAATTCCACATCAACAAATTCACAGCCTCGAAGAGCCGCCAAAGAAAACATTTCCTCACAGGGAGTCCCCAGTGCAATGCGCCAAGCTTGTGGCCAAGCTTCAAATGGCTGTCTGGACGGTGCCATCAGAGTGGGCGTTTCTCTACCTCAAATTTCTTCCAGTATCTGTGGGAAAATGCCATGTGTACAAGCCCAAACAATGAAACCATCTGGTTTGCGGATGCCATCACCATCACTGGGATTCTTTGGTCAG TCAAAAGCTCCTGCTTCGCATAATTTGTTACCAAGTACTCTCCGCAGTCTTCCGAAGTCTAATATTCCCAATGTGGCAAAAGGTGGCCCTCTGAAGCCTACTTGTGAGAGGTCCCCAAGCAGACCTGCGATACTGAGAGAAGTGGCACATGACGTGACCACTGGAATTACAGCTGCCAAATGCTCAAGTGCAGGACAGTTTGCTTCTTCTAGTGTAAACCATACTTCACATGAAAAGACGGAATCCAACTTGCCAACCAGTAATAATCGAAATGTGGAAGATAGGAAATCTCCACTACATCAGGGACCTCATAAACACTTAAAAGAAGAGGATGGGGACAAGAGGGTCCCTGAGGTTTGTGATGATTTTTCTGGAGTGCATAATGCCAACGAACAACATGGGGAACTTACTGAGTTGTTGAAGCCTGACGTCTTTGAAGCTCAGCTGATTTCACATGAGAAGCATCAGATAAACACTGAGATTGGATCATCCACAGAATTCAAGAAAATAGATTGTGAAAATAGGGCAGATGCATGTTTAAAAGCCCAAGTCAGCACTGAAAGTGAATTGGAAATGTGTCATGGATTGTCTAGGAAAGAAGGTGCCGCTAGAGTAGATAGCAGAAAGTTGGATGCAGAAGATGCTCATTTGCACTCCCTCAGGGGTAGTCTATTGGTTGAAAGTGGCAAAGATATCCTAAGAAGTTTAAATGGGGATAACGAAAAGTTTATGGTTGTTGATGATCTAAACAGACAATGTGAACAATCAAAGCTTCCCAGCTTTTCCCATCAAGAATCTATTTTGGAAAACATTCTGAGACCAGAAAAAAGTGATGCTTGTGGAAGTGAATTGAAATCTTCTCCTCTTTGTTTGATACCATCAGCCGTGACAGATTATGGTTCTAACACAGAGGACATCGCACAATGCCTTCACATGGAGGATAAACTGTCAAGTCCTTTAATAAATGAGTCAGCAATTGAAAATTGTAACTCCACCGGTCCACAGTCACTTGACATAGAGCTTCAAGGGACTGAAGATTTGGAAAGGATTGAGAATGTCAAAAGAGAAGATGCAAGAAGTGCTTGTAAAGATGAGGTCACCATTGTTTCCCCAACCAATAGAGATGTAGCTGGAAGTGATTTGGATAAACAACATTGGTCACCCAACTTTGGCCCTGCTGTGGTGCAAGCTGAAGTTGGTGCACTTGAGATAAGTGATATTATTGCACATGAACGCTTAGAAGGAAAAAATCACCGTATTTCATTAAGAAATCACAATGACATTTATGATTTACAATCCAGAGATGATGTTAACCACAATCAGCAGTCTACTTTAATGGGGCATTATGATTGGTCCAGCACTACAAGAGATCGCATTGTTCTGCCTTTTGAGCAAGCTATGTCGATAAAGCCTTGGTCTCATGAAGATGATAAAGTATCTAACAATGAGAATCACTGGCGAGGTTCTTATGAAGGATTGATGTTTGATAAGAGCAGATTATCCGAAGAGTCTCCAAAATTTAATAGAGGGAATAGTGCTGATGTCATTCCTGAAACTAAATGTTCCAATGGAAATGGGTTTGAAGGTGCCGATCATCTTTCGCACTACATACATGCAGAGAAAGAGACTACAGAAGTTGAAAGTTTTATAAATGTAATTGAGAAATCACCAATGGAACCAGCTAAATCGCTAGCCTTTGAAGGCTGTACATCATCTGTCGGTTGCAGAGATAACCCCAATACTTCTAAGTGCTTTGTGATTATTAACGATGTTAGTGAACAAAGAGAAGATCCCAGGCTTCCAGATCCCAGCCCTGATGCTGCACAAGTTTCCCTGAGTCTCAGCAGGTTACATTCAGATGATAAGTTCTTTTTTGCGGGCAAAAGTTCTTCTCAAGAATCACCTGAGAGGAATGAACTAGGAGTTGCTTCTCATGCTGCTTCTGAACTATGGGATGCTTGCGCTAAATTAAAATTTCCAGATGTTTGTGCCAGAGTAGTACCAACAATTCTTGATGGTGCTGTTGATGATAAGGCTGACCGCCCACAACCTGAGAATGATGCAAGGCTGGTTTCTACAGAAACTAACCTAAACGGTGGTTTTGATCTGTTTTTGAATATAAGTGAAGACCAAACTTCAGAGGCTGTAGGCACTTGTCCTAAGCCAATTCGTTGTTCAAGTGAGGATTTAGTGTTATCGAGGAAAATTAACCAGAGACAATCAAGTGGAAGTATCCCTCAGGATATTGAAGTCACATTAGTGGAGAGTAGAATTTTCCCACAAGTCGGAACTAATGTTGTTGAAAAGAGGAGTTATGATGGATGTCAACCACAGCATGAGTTGGAAGATGCCCCATGCTCAGTTGAAGATGATGGCGCACCAGTGTTGCT GAAAGAGTCTGATAATGAAAAGAAGACTGATGTTCTTCTAATGAAGCCTCCACCCGATGCTGTTCCTTTTTCAGATGAATGGTTAGCTGCATTTGAAGCAGCTGGAGAG GAAATTTTTACTATGAAAAGTGGAGCTGTACAGAATTCTCCCCCGGACAAGCCTTTACCCGAGCCTGGTCCATGGTCCCCG GTGAGGCGGAAAAATCAAGAGGTCGGACCATTTGACTGTACAAAATACACCAACACGAATGTTTCGCCTTAA
- the LOC120002021 gene encoding mitogen-activated protein kinase 3-like, whose product MTGTGHGNAGGQFPDFPAVPTHGGQFIQYNIFGNLFEVTAKYRPPIMPIGRGAYGIVCSLTNTETQEMVAVKRIANAFDNHMDAKRTLREIKLLLHFDHENVISIRDVIPPPLRKEFTDVYIAMELMDTDLHQIIQSNQGLSEEHCQYFLYQLLRGLKYIHSASVIHRDLKPSNLLLNANCDLKICDFGLARHTSEYDFMTEYVVTRWYRAPELLLNSSEYTAAIDVWSAGCIFMELMNRKPLFPGKDHMHQMRLLTELLGTPTESDLEFVRNEEARNYIRQFNPHPRQPLHKVFQHVNPLAIDLVDRMLTFDPTKRITVEEALAHPYLSRLHDVDDEPVCLEPFSFDFENQTLGEEQMKDMIYKEALRINPEYA is encoded by the exons ATGACGGGCACGGGTCACGGTAACGCTGGCGGGCAATTTCCTGATTTCCCGGCGGTTCCGACTCACGGCGGTCAGTTCATTCAGTACAACATATTTGGGAATCTATTTGAGGTCACAGCCAAGTATAGGCCTCCGATCATGCCAATAGGTCGCGGCGCCTACGGTATCGTCTG CTCGTTGACGAACACGGAGACGCAGGAGATGGTAGCGGTTAAGAGGATAGCGAACGCTTTCGATAATCACATGGATGCTAAGCGGACGCTTCGCGAGATTAAGCTTCTTCTACATTTTGATCACGAAAAT GTTATATCTATACGTGATGTGATTCCTCCACCTTTGAGGAAAGAATTTACTGATGTCTATATTGCCATGGAACTCATGGATACTGATCTTCACCAAATAATTCAATCCAATCAGGGTTTATCAGAGGAACATTGTCAG TACTTTCTGTATCAGCTTCTTCGAGGACTGAAATATATACACTCAGCAAGTGTTATTCATAGAGATTTAAAACCCAGCAATCTTTTGCTGAATGCAAATTGTGATTTGAAGATTTGTGATTTTGGCCTAGCTCGGCACACTTCTGAATATGATTTCATGACTGAATATGTTGTCACAAGATGGTATAGAGCACCTGAGCTGTTGCTCAACTCTTCGGAGTATACTGCTGCAATAGATGTGTGGTCTGCAGGTTGCATCTTTATGGAACTTATGAACAGAAAGCCGTTGTTTCCAGGGAAAGATCATATGCACCAGATGCGCTTACTGACCGAG CTTCTTGGCACACCAACCGAATCTGACCTTGAATTTGTTCGGAACGAGGAAGCAAGAAACTACATTCGCCAATTCAATCCACATCCTCGACAGCCCTTACACAAGGTTTTCCAACATGTTAATCCATTGGCTATTgaccttgttgatagaatgtTGACATTCGATCCTACTAAAAGGATTACTG TTGAAGAAGCGCTAGCTCATCCATATCTTTCAAGACTACATGATGTAGACGATGAACCTGTCTGCCTTGAGCCATTCTCCTTCGATTTTGAGAACCAAACCTTGGGAGAAGAGCAGATGAAGGACATGATATACAAGGAGGCATTGAGAATCAATCCAGAATATGCATGA